The following are encoded in a window of Sinorhizobium sojae CCBAU 05684 genomic DNA:
- a CDS encoding cystathionine beta-lyase yields the protein MADKKSVVSEMGINTRLAHTGNNPSDFHGFVNPPVVHASTVLFPDARTMETRAQKYTYGTRGTPTTDALCDAINELEGAAGTILVPSGLAAVTVPFLAYLSSGDHALIVDSVYFPTRHFCDTMLTRLGVTVEYYDPMVGAGIEALIRPNTRLVHLEAPGSNTFEMQDIGAIAAVAHRHGCIVTMDNTWATPLYFRPLEHGVDISIHAATKYPSGHSDVLLGTVSANAAHWPALSEAMVTLGVCVSPDDSYQILRGLRTMGIRLERHQASALETARWLESREEVARVLHPALPSFPGHELWKRDFGGASGIFSFVLKAEPEKSRAKAHAFLDALSIFGLGYSWGGFESLALHVNLTDRKVAKAPSEGPVIRLQIGLEDVQDIRRDVEAGLAAANAV from the coding sequence ATGGCAGACAAGAAGAGCGTAGTAAGCGAGATGGGGATCAACACCCGCCTTGCGCACACTGGCAATAACCCCTCCGATTTCCATGGATTCGTCAATCCGCCGGTGGTGCACGCCTCGACCGTGCTGTTTCCGGATGCCAGAACCATGGAAACGCGAGCGCAGAAGTACACCTACGGAACGCGCGGCACGCCGACGACCGACGCGCTCTGCGACGCGATCAACGAACTCGAGGGGGCGGCCGGAACGATCCTCGTGCCCTCGGGGCTCGCTGCCGTCACCGTGCCGTTCCTCGCCTATCTCTCATCGGGCGACCACGCCCTCATCGTCGATTCGGTCTATTTCCCGACGCGACATTTCTGCGACACGATGCTGACCCGGCTCGGTGTGACCGTCGAATATTACGATCCGATGGTCGGCGCGGGAATCGAAGCCCTGATCAGGCCGAATACACGGCTCGTTCATCTGGAGGCGCCGGGCTCGAACACGTTCGAGATGCAGGACATCGGAGCGATCGCCGCCGTTGCGCATCGCCATGGCTGCATCGTGACCATGGACAACACCTGGGCAACGCCGCTGTACTTCCGGCCGCTCGAGCATGGCGTCGACATTTCCATCCATGCCGCCACCAAATATCCGTCCGGCCACTCGGACGTCCTCCTCGGGACGGTTTCCGCAAACGCGGCACATTGGCCGGCTCTCAGCGAGGCGATGGTGACGCTCGGGGTCTGTGTATCCCCGGACGACAGCTACCAAATCCTGCGCGGCCTGCGCACGATGGGCATTCGCCTCGAGCGACATCAGGCAAGCGCCCTTGAAACCGCGCGCTGGCTCGAGAGCCGTGAAGAGGTTGCGCGCGTGTTGCATCCGGCGCTGCCGAGCTTCCCGGGCCATGAGCTTTGGAAGCGCGACTTCGGCGGCGCAAGCGGCATCTTCTCGTTCGTTCTGAAGGCCGAGCCGGAGAAGAGCAGGGCGAAGGCGCATGCCTTCCTCGATGCGCTCTCCATCTTCGGCCTTGGTTATTCCTGGGGCGGTTTCGAGAGTCTCGCGCTTCATGTGAACCTCACCGACCGCAAGGTGGCGAAGGCGCCTTCGGAAGGCCCGGTAATCCGGCTGCAGATCGGGCTGGAAGATGTTCAGGACATCCGCCGCGACGTCGAGGCCGGTCTTGCAGCTGCGAACGCGGTCTGA
- a CDS encoding FAD-dependent monooxygenase translates to MQKAPIAIVGAGIAGLTMALCLARQGLDSEIFEQAEALEEVGAGLQLSPNASRILIELGLLEALQEVWSEPDSIILADGRSLRTLARVPAGADARSRWAAPYGVLHRASLQRILLRAVQLEPRCRLHLGHRIERDPGPAVMAETGRRPQVVVGADGIRSQVRAVLPGAGTVRFSGNVAWRLMVPRARTANVLSDDRVTAFLGPNAHLVAYPIRETDSFNLIAIIGGSPANDTWVGQNSEGRRRELTASFRHWNARLRSMLDNAASATYWPLCTVDEGAWQNGRDIVLIGDAAHAMTPFAAQGAAMAIEDAHELARCLTRCEDIASALRRYEAARRPRIDRVRKRGAFNRFAYHARGPIQVVRNAVLALRSPEALAADLDWLYGYGAPGR, encoded by the coding sequence ATGCAAAAGGCTCCGATCGCAATCGTCGGCGCCGGCATTGCCGGCCTTACGATGGCGCTCTGCCTTGCGCGCCAAGGCCTCGACTCGGAGATTTTCGAACAGGCCGAAGCGCTCGAGGAGGTCGGCGCCGGGCTCCAGCTCTCGCCGAATGCATCGCGGATCCTTATCGAACTCGGGCTGCTCGAAGCCCTTCAGGAGGTATGGAGCGAACCGGATTCGATTATCCTTGCCGACGGGCGGTCGCTGCGGACCCTTGCACGCGTGCCGGCGGGCGCCGACGCCCGCAGCCGCTGGGCGGCGCCCTACGGCGTGCTCCACCGCGCCAGTCTTCAGCGGATCCTGCTCAGGGCCGTGCAGTTGGAGCCGCGCTGCAGGCTGCATCTCGGACATCGGATCGAACGCGATCCCGGCCCGGCGGTCATGGCGGAAACAGGCCGGCGGCCACAGGTCGTCGTCGGCGCCGACGGCATCCGGTCGCAGGTCAGAGCCGTCCTCCCTGGAGCGGGTACGGTGCGCTTTTCCGGCAATGTCGCCTGGCGACTGATGGTGCCCCGCGCTCGGACGGCGAACGTCCTCTCCGACGATCGCGTCACCGCCTTTCTTGGACCGAACGCCCACCTCGTCGCCTACCCGATCAGGGAGACGGACAGCTTCAACCTGATCGCGATCATCGGTGGCAGTCCCGCTAACGACACATGGGTCGGCCAGAACTCCGAAGGACGGCGACGGGAACTCACCGCTTCATTTCGGCACTGGAATGCCCGCCTGCGCTCGATGCTCGACAATGCCGCCTCAGCGACTTACTGGCCCCTTTGCACGGTCGATGAAGGCGCGTGGCAGAACGGGCGTGATATCGTTCTCATCGGTGACGCCGCACATGCCATGACGCCCTTCGCCGCCCAGGGTGCGGCGATGGCAATCGAGGACGCCCACGAACTCGCCCGTTGCCTCACGCGATGCGAGGACATTGCCTCCGCGCTCCGCCGGTACGAGGCCGCCCGCAGACCGCGCATCGACCGCGTCCGCAAGAGGGGCGCCTTCAACCGCTTTGCCTACCACGCCCGCGGACCGATCCAGGTAGTGCGCAACGCGGTTCTGGCGCTACGGAGCCCTGAAGCGCTCGCCGCCGATCTCGACTGGCTTTACGGCTACGGCGCTCCGGGACGATAG
- a CDS encoding zinc-finger domain-containing protein: protein MAGHSIPHFQNDGGHRVIEIGVKEFMCTGASIPFDHPHIFIDMGDDNEKVCSYCSTLYRYNPSLTATETIPPGCLFENKAA from the coding sequence ATGGCCGGCCACAGCATCCCCCATTTCCAGAATGACGGCGGGCACCGGGTAATCGAGATCGGCGTGAAGGAGTTCATGTGCACGGGCGCATCCATTCCCTTCGATCACCCGCATATCTTCATCGACATGGGCGATGACAACGAAAAGGTCTGCTCTTATTGCTCCACGCTCTACCGCTATAATCCGTCGTTGACGGCGACGGAAACGATCCCGCCGGGCTGTCTCTTCGAAAACAAAGCTGCCTGA
- a CDS encoding alpha/beta fold hydrolase has product MDLNPPQFSRFAHDGLEIAFFDEGDPSGDPVLLIHGFGSSANVNWVFPGWVKTLGEAGYRVIAFDNRGHGASSKPYDPSLYHPPQMAGDAVALLSHLGIGEAHVMGYSMGARISAFLALGHPHRVRSLVFGGLGIGMVAGVGDWDPIAGALLAPSLEDVTNERGRMFRAFADQTKSDRQALAACISTSRDLLSVEDVGRIDVPVLIGVGTKDDIAGSAQELAALIPHAKALDIPGRDHMLAVGDRVFKKAVLEFLAEVGRS; this is encoded by the coding sequence ATGGATCTGAATCCGCCGCAATTTTCCCGCTTCGCGCATGACGGGCTGGAGATCGCTTTTTTCGATGAGGGCGACCCTTCAGGGGATCCGGTCCTGCTCATCCATGGCTTCGGCTCGAGCGCCAATGTCAATTGGGTCTTTCCGGGCTGGGTGAAGACATTGGGCGAAGCGGGTTACCGGGTGATCGCGTTCGACAATCGCGGCCACGGCGCCAGCAGCAAGCCCTACGATCCTTCGCTTTATCATCCGCCGCAGATGGCGGGCGATGCGGTCGCACTTCTAAGCCATCTCGGCATCGGCGAGGCGCATGTCATGGGCTACTCCATGGGCGCGCGCATCTCCGCCTTCCTCGCCTTGGGGCATCCGCACCGCGTCCGTTCGCTCGTTTTCGGTGGCCTCGGGATCGGCATGGTAGCGGGCGTCGGAGACTGGGATCCGATCGCCGGCGCGCTTCTCGCGCCATCGCTCGAGGACGTGACGAATGAACGCGGCCGCATGTTCCGCGCCTTTGCCGATCAGACGAAAAGCGATCGCCAGGCACTTGCCGCCTGCATTTCCACCTCGCGCGATCTGCTATCGGTGGAGGATGTCGGGCGTATCGACGTGCCGGTGCTGATCGGCGTCGGGACCAAGGACGATATTGCCGGATCGGCCCAGGAACTTGCCGCACTGATTCCGCATGCCAAGGCGCTGGACATCCCGGGTCGCGACCATATGCTTGCGGTGGGCGACCGGGTGTTCAAGAAGGCGGTTCTCGAGTTCCTCGCAGAGGTCGGCCGGTCTTAG
- the cysE gene encoding serine O-acetyltransferase: MVAKTELRHAESLKAVDPIWDSLREEARVAAERDPMLAAFLYSTVVNQHSLEESVIYRICERLDHPDLQANLLHQTFSEMLDDWPEWGTILRVDIQAVYDRDPACTRFLEPVLYFKGFHALQTHRLAHWLWNRGRKDFALYLQSRSSSVFQTDINPAARIGRGIFLDHATGLVVGETAVIGDNVSILHGVTLGGTGKEGSDRHPKIGDGVLIGAGAKILGNIHIGHCSRVAAGSVVLKPVPPKTTVAGVPARVVGEAGCSEPSRQMDQLLSSFDI; encoded by the coding sequence ATGGTCGCAAAGACCGAACTTCGTCATGCGGAATCGCTCAAGGCGGTCGACCCCATCTGGGATAGTCTGCGCGAAGAGGCGCGGGTGGCTGCAGAGCGCGACCCGATGCTCGCCGCCTTCCTGTATTCGACCGTCGTCAATCAGCATTCGCTGGAAGAAAGCGTAATCTACCGCATTTGCGAGCGGCTGGATCATCCGGACCTCCAGGCAAACCTGCTGCATCAGACCTTTTCGGAGATGCTCGATGATTGGCCGGAATGGGGCACGATCCTGCGCGTCGATATCCAGGCCGTCTATGATCGCGACCCGGCCTGCACGCGCTTTCTCGAGCCTGTTCTCTATTTCAAGGGTTTCCATGCCCTCCAGACGCATCGTCTCGCGCATTGGCTCTGGAATCGGGGGCGGAAGGATTTCGCTCTCTATCTACAGAGCCGCTCCTCGAGCGTGTTCCAGACGGATATCAATCCGGCCGCTCGCATCGGCCGTGGCATTTTCCTCGATCATGCGACGGGCCTTGTGGTCGGCGAAACGGCCGTCATCGGCGACAACGTCTCGATCCTGCACGGCGTGACGCTTGGCGGTACCGGAAAGGAAGGCAGCGACCGCCATCCGAAGATCGGCGACGGCGTGCTGATCGGCGCCGGCGCGAAGATTCTCGGCAATATCCACATCGGCCATTGCTCGCGGGTAGCCGCGGGTTCGGTGGTGCTGAAGCCGGTGCCGCCGAAGACGACGGTTGCAGGCGTTCCGGCAAGGGTGGTCGGCGAGGCCGGATGCTCAGAACCGTCGCGCCAGATGGACCAGCTCCTCTCGAGCTTCGACATCTGA
- a CDS encoding DUF3126 family protein, with the protein MKPEEIRKLEAYFKRTFNQSMVVKARPKKDESAEVYLGDEFLGVVFRDEEDGELSYNFSMAILDIDL; encoded by the coding sequence TTGAAGCCCGAAGAGATCCGCAAGCTTGAGGCCTATTTCAAGCGCACATTCAATCAGTCGATGGTGGTCAAAGCTCGCCCGAAGAAAGACGAATCCGCTGAAGTCTATCTCGGCGACGAATTTCTCGGCGTCGTTTTCCGGGATGAGGAAGACGGCGAGCTTTCCTACAATTTCTCGATGGCGATTCTGGACATCGATCTGTAA
- a CDS encoding phasin family protein encodes MFNFDDANKKSKEAMDVAVKSYSALTRGFQAIATETADYSKKSFEEGIAHLEKLSNAKSIEAAFELQTNYLKASYEGFVTEATKIGEMYADLAKDAYKPYEAPVAKAAAQVKSAAAA; translated from the coding sequence ATGTTTAACTTCGATGACGCGAATAAAAAAAGCAAGGAAGCGATGGATGTGGCTGTCAAGAGCTACTCCGCCCTGACCAGGGGCTTCCAGGCCATTGCGACCGAAACCGCGGACTATTCGAAGAAGTCCTTTGAGGAGGGTATCGCCCATCTCGAAAAGCTCTCCAATGCCAAGAGCATCGAGGCAGCTTTCGAACTTCAGACGAACTACCTGAAGGCGAGCTACGAAGGGTTCGTCACGGAAGCGACGAAGATCGGCGAAATGTATGCCGACCTCGCCAAGGATGCCTACAAGCCCTATGAGGCACCGGTTGCCAAGGCGGCCGCGCAGGTCAAGTCTGCCGCAGCCGCCTGA
- the clpS gene encoding ATP-dependent Clp protease adapter ClpS, whose amino-acid sequence MIAMPVRMQQGSEGDGGGPNRGTSVITRTKPKTKKPSLYRVLLLNDDYTPMEFVVHILERFFQKDREEATRIMLHVHNHGVGECGVFTYEVAETKVAQVMDFARQHQHPLQCVMEKK is encoded by the coding sequence ATGATCGCCATGCCGGTCCGGATGCAGCAGGGAAGCGAAGGAGACGGAGGCGGCCCCAATCGCGGCACTTCCGTAATCACGCGCACCAAGCCGAAGACCAAGAAGCCGAGTTTGTACCGCGTCTTGCTTCTGAATGACGATTACACGCCGATGGAGTTCGTCGTTCACATTCTGGAGCGCTTCTTTCAAAAGGACAGGGAAGAGGCAACCCGTATCATGCTTCATGTCCATAATCATGGCGTTGGAGAGTGCGGCGTCTTCACCTACGAGGTTGCCGAAACCAAAGTGGCGCAGGTGATGGATTTCGCCAGGCAGCATCAGCATCCGTTGCAATGCGTCATGGAAAAGAAATGA
- the clpA gene encoding ATP-dependent Clp protease ATP-binding subunit ClpA yields the protein MPTFSPSLEKALHQALTFANERHHEYATLEHLLLALIDDPDAAAVMGACNVNLDTLRKTVTDYVDNELSNLVTGYDEDSKPTAGFQRVIQRAVIHVQSSGREEVTGANVLVAIFAERESHAAYFLQEQEMTRYDAVNFISHGIGKRPGSSESRPVRGAEDQESEQKASRESEEATPKKQQDALTAYCVNLNEKAKSGKIDPLIGRQAEVNRTIQVLCRRSKNNPLYVGDPGVGKTAIAEGLAKRIVEKQVPEALQDATIFALDMGTLLAGTRYRGDFEERLKQVVKELEEFPGAVLFIDEIHTVIGAGATSGGAMDASNLLKPALSSGSIRCIGSTTYKEYRQFFEKDRALVRRFQKIDVNEPTIADAIEIMKGLKPYFEGYHNLKYTNDAIRAAVELSARYINDRKLPDKAIDVIDESGAAQMLLPLSKRRKLITEREIEATIATMARIPPKTVSKDDEAVLANLEKELRSVVYGQDLAIEALSSSIKLARAGLREPNKPIGCYVFSGPTGVGKTEVAKQLAVSLGVELLRFDMSEYMERHTVSRLLGAPPGYVGFDQGGLLTDGVDQHPHCVLLLDEIEKAHPDLFNILLQVMDHGSLTDHNGKRIDFRNVILIMTTNAGASDMAKPAIGFGSTTRTGEDIEALNRLFTPEFRNRLDAVIPFNSLPTPVIHQVVQKFVMQLETQLAERNVTFDLAPDAVAWLAEKGYDEKMGARPLARVIQENIKKPLADEILFGKLKKGGVVKVTIGTKEDGSRGLVLDAVPETAPIKPKAEVSRPAKSAKPKKTEEKETVPAEASPKAKPKKSASKSGSSDAAPLKGRTVPKVPRKK from the coding sequence GTGCCAACATTTTCGCCCAGCCTTGAAAAGGCGCTGCATCAGGCACTGACTTTTGCCAACGAGCGCCATCACGAATATGCGACGCTCGAGCACCTGCTGCTGGCATTGATCGACGATCCCGACGCTGCAGCCGTCATGGGCGCATGCAACGTGAACCTCGATACGCTTCGCAAGACCGTGACCGACTATGTCGACAACGAACTGTCGAACCTGGTCACCGGCTATGACGAGGATTCGAAGCCGACTGCAGGCTTTCAGCGCGTGATCCAGCGCGCCGTGATCCATGTGCAGTCCTCCGGCCGCGAGGAGGTGACGGGTGCCAATGTGCTCGTCGCGATCTTCGCCGAGCGCGAGAGCCATGCCGCCTATTTCCTGCAGGAGCAGGAGATGACGCGCTACGATGCGGTCAACTTCATCTCGCACGGCATCGGCAAGCGGCCGGGCAGTTCCGAGTCGCGGCCGGTGCGCGGTGCCGAGGATCAGGAATCCGAACAGAAGGCTTCCCGCGAAAGTGAGGAAGCCACGCCGAAAAAGCAGCAGGATGCACTCACCGCCTACTGCGTCAACCTCAATGAAAAGGCGAAATCCGGCAAGATCGACCCGCTGATCGGCCGCCAGGCCGAGGTCAACCGTACGATTCAAGTGCTTTGCCGCAGGTCTAAGAACAACCCGCTTTATGTCGGCGATCCCGGCGTGGGCAAGACGGCGATCGCCGAGGGGCTTGCCAAGCGAATCGTCGAGAAGCAGGTGCCGGAGGCGCTCCAGGACGCAACGATCTTTGCGCTAGACATGGGCACCCTCCTTGCCGGGACGCGGTACCGCGGCGACTTCGAAGAGCGACTGAAGCAGGTCGTCAAGGAGCTCGAGGAGTTTCCCGGAGCCGTGCTTTTCATCGACGAGATACATACGGTGATCGGCGCGGGCGCAACCTCAGGCGGTGCGATGGATGCATCGAACCTCCTGAAGCCGGCGCTCTCCTCCGGTTCGATTCGCTGCATCGGTTCGACGACCTACAAGGAGTATCGCCAGTTCTTCGAGAAGGATCGGGCGCTCGTGCGTCGTTTCCAGAAGATCGACGTCAACGAGCCGACGATTGCCGACGCGATCGAGATCATGAAGGGACTGAAGCCCTATTTCGAGGGCTATCACAACCTCAAATACACGAACGATGCGATCCGGGCGGCCGTCGAGCTTTCCGCCCGCTACATCAACGACCGCAAACTGCCGGACAAGGCGATCGACGTGATCGACGAATCGGGCGCAGCCCAGATGCTGCTTCCCCTGAGCAAGCGCCGCAAGCTGATCACCGAAAGGGAGATCGAGGCGACGATCGCCACGATGGCGCGCATTCCACCCAAGACGGTGTCCAAGGACGACGAGGCGGTGCTTGCCAATCTCGAGAAGGAGCTTCGGTCGGTCGTCTATGGCCAGGATCTGGCGATCGAGGCGCTTTCCTCGTCAATCAAGCTCGCACGCGCGGGCCTGCGGGAGCCGAATAAGCCGATTGGCTGCTACGTCTTCTCCGGCCCGACCGGCGTCGGTAAGACCGAAGTGGCCAAGCAACTGGCCGTGTCGCTCGGGGTCGAACTGCTCCGCTTCGATATGTCGGAATACATGGAGCGACACACCGTTTCCCGACTGCTCGGCGCTCCTCCGGGCTATGTGGGCTTCGACCAGGGCGGGCTCCTGACCGATGGCGTCGACCAGCATCCGCACTGCGTGCTGCTGCTCGACGAGATCGAGAAAGCGCATCCGGACCTCTTCAACATTCTGCTGCAGGTCATGGATCACGGTTCGCTGACCGACCACAACGGCAAGCGGATCGACTTCCGCAACGTCATCCTGATCATGACAACGAATGCGGGCGCGTCCGATATGGCCAAGCCGGCCATCGGCTTCGGATCGACCACACGGACGGGTGAGGATATCGAGGCACTGAACCGCTTGTTCACGCCGGAGTTCCGCAACCGTCTGGACGCGGTGATTCCGTTCAACTCGCTGCCGACGCCCGTCATCCACCAGGTCGTGCAGAAGTTCGTCATGCAGCTCGAGACCCAGCTCGCCGAACGTAACGTCACCTTCGACCTCGCGCCCGATGCGGTCGCCTGGCTGGCGGAGAAGGGATATGACGAGAAGATGGGCGCCCGGCCGCTGGCGCGCGTCATCCAGGAGAATATCAAGAAGCCGCTGGCGGACGAGATCCTTTTCGGCAAGCTCAAGAAAGGCGGCGTCGTCAAGGTGACGATCGGCACGAAGGAGGACGGCAGCAGGGGGCTGGTCCTCGACGCGGTGCCGGAGACGGCTCCGATCAAGCCGAAGGCGGAGGTGTCGCGCCCGGCAAAGAGCGCCAAGCCGAAGAAGACGGAAGAAAAGGAAACCGTCCCCGCCGAGGCGAGCCCGAAGGCGAAACCGAAGAAATCAGCGTCAAAGTCCGGCTCCTCGGATGCGGCTCCGTTGAAGGGACGGACGGTTCCGAAGGTTCCGCGCAAGAAGTGA
- a CDS encoding AzlC family ABC transporter permease, translating to MEDVEDERPSLAWFLRGARGIFSLPAAILMLSFVGFCALTVQAGVPPEQVVFMTGIVWALPAKVILVSSVLGGASLATAFLAVTLSSIRLMPMVAALVPELRGPKTPTWLLLVLSHFVAITAWVFAMERIHDVPRHHRVTFFAGFGITLVAANMVLVGVVYNLVAEFPPIVAGCLFFLTPVYFLASIWHSARHPVVYAALAAGLVAGPLFYWIAPEFDILLAGVGGGTVAWAGERLWRSRREANT from the coding sequence ATGGAAGATGTTGAAGACGAACGACCTTCCCTTGCCTGGTTTCTGAGGGGCGCTCGGGGGATTTTCAGCCTGCCGGCCGCCATCCTGATGCTGTCCTTCGTCGGCTTCTGCGCGCTCACGGTCCAGGCGGGCGTCCCGCCGGAGCAGGTGGTCTTCATGACCGGCATCGTCTGGGCCTTACCGGCCAAGGTCATCCTCGTAAGCTCGGTCCTCGGCGGTGCGAGTCTCGCGACGGCATTTCTGGCCGTTACTCTCTCCTCGATCCGACTGATGCCGATGGTTGCCGCGCTGGTACCGGAATTGCGTGGTCCGAAGACGCCGACCTGGCTGCTTCTCGTTCTGTCGCACTTCGTCGCGATCACCGCCTGGGTCTTTGCCATGGAGCGGATTCATGACGTGCCCAGACACCATCGCGTTACGTTCTTTGCAGGCTTCGGCATCACCCTGGTCGCGGCCAACATGGTCCTAGTCGGCGTCGTCTACAATCTCGTGGCCGAGTTTCCGCCGATCGTCGCCGGTTGCCTGTTCTTCCTGACCCCCGTTTATTTCCTCGCATCCATCTGGCATTCCGCACGTCACCCGGTCGTCTATGCCGCTCTTGCCGCCGGACTCGTGGCCGGGCCCTTGTTCTATTGGATCGCTCCTGAATTCGACATCCTGCTCGCCGGCGTCGGCGGGGGAACGGTCGCCTGGGCCGGCGAACGGTTGTGGCGGTCGCGGCGTGAGGCGAACACATGA
- a CDS encoding AzlD domain-containing protein — MSWPEGWWAYAFIAIAGWLATDIWRWLGVIAGKQLRDDSEALNWVRAVATALVAAVIAKLILYPTGVLAQSPLWLRAGAVVLGALAFFLARQKPVAGIATAIAVLAAGLWWLGF, encoded by the coding sequence ATGAGCTGGCCGGAAGGGTGGTGGGCCTATGCCTTCATTGCGATTGCCGGCTGGCTCGCGACGGATATCTGGCGGTGGCTGGGCGTGATTGCCGGCAAGCAGCTCCGGGACGATTCAGAGGCGTTGAATTGGGTGAGGGCGGTGGCAACCGCGCTGGTCGCGGCCGTCATCGCAAAGCTGATCCTCTATCCGACCGGGGTCCTCGCGCAGTCGCCGCTGTGGCTGCGGGCAGGTGCCGTCGTTCTCGGGGCGCTGGCCTTCTTTCTAGCCCGGCAGAAGCCTGTCGCCGGCATCGCTACGGCAATCGCCGTTCTTGCCGCCGGGCTTTGGTGGCTCGGTTTTTGA
- a CDS encoding HIT family protein, producing MSGYDTSNIFAKILRGEIPSHRVYEDDATVAFMDVMPQAEGHVLVLPKASSRNLLDANPATLPALIETVQKVAIAAKEAFDADGVTIMQFNEAPAGQSVFHLHFHVIPRRAGVPLRPHSGQMEDGDVLAANAEKIRQAL from the coding sequence ATGAGCGGCTACGACACCAGCAACATCTTTGCCAAGATCCTGCGCGGCGAGATTCCCTCCCATCGGGTCTATGAAGACGATGCGACGGTGGCGTTCATGGACGTCATGCCGCAGGCGGAAGGGCATGTCCTGGTATTGCCGAAGGCATCGTCCCGTAACCTTCTCGACGCGAACCCCGCCACCCTGCCCGCATTGATCGAGACGGTTCAGAAGGTCGCGATCGCAGCGAAGGAGGCCTTCGACGCGGATGGCGTCACCATCATGCAGTTCAATGAGGCCCCGGCCGGCCAATCGGTTTTCCACCTGCATTTCCATGTCATTCCGCGTCGCGCCGGCGTTCCGCTAAGGCCCCATTCCGGACAGATGGAAGACGGCGACGTGTTGGCCGCAAACGCGGAGAAGATCCGACAGGCCCTGTAG
- a CDS encoding GNAT family N-acetyltransferase — translation MSDAITIRIEHSFTAISPANWDRLAGASKEHPGTAYNPFVSHAYLSALEQSGSATAQTGWLGQHLLMEDADGSLTGALICYMKNHSQGEYVFDHGWANAFEQAGGRYYPKLQCSVPFTPVTGPRLLTAEGTDPRPGRDALAAGLKELTRRHSVSSAHVTFAPADEMPVFERAGFLHRTDQQFHFINAGYNSHDDFLDTLASRKRKALKKERRTAVENGITIDWLTGSDLTEDMWDQFFAFYMDTGGRKWGRPYLTRDFYSLIGERMADDILLVMAKRAGRYIAGAINFIGGDALYGRHWGCIEDHPFLHFEVCYHQAIDFAIARGLQRVEAGAQGEHKLARGYMPVTTHSAHFITHPGLARAVADYLERERRDVEETGEFLAEHGPFRKSARQ, via the coding sequence ATGTCAGACGCGATCACCATCCGCATCGAGCATTCGTTCACCGCGATCTCGCCCGCGAACTGGGATCGGCTTGCCGGCGCTTCGAAAGAGCATCCCGGCACGGCCTATAACCCGTTCGTCTCGCATGCCTATCTGTCGGCGCTGGAGCAATCCGGCTCGGCGACGGCGCAGACAGGCTGGCTGGGGCAACATCTCCTGATGGAGGATGCGGATGGATCCCTCACCGGTGCCCTCATCTGTTACATGAAGAACCATAGCCAGGGCGAATATGTCTTCGACCATGGCTGGGCAAATGCGTTCGAGCAGGCGGGGGGGCGCTATTATCCGAAGCTGCAGTGTTCGGTGCCTTTCACGCCGGTCACTGGCCCGCGCCTCCTGACCGCCGAGGGGACCGATCCCCGACCGGGGCGTGATGCGCTGGCTGCGGGGCTCAAAGAACTCACGCGCCGACACAGCGTCTCCTCTGCCCATGTGACCTTCGCTCCTGCCGACGAAATGCCGGTTTTCGAGCGGGCTGGTTTCCTGCACCGGACGGACCAGCAGTTTCATTTCATCAATGCCGGCTACAACTCGCATGACGATTTCCTCGATACCCTTGCGTCGCGAAAGCGCAAGGCGCTGAAGAAGGAGCGCCGCACCGCCGTCGAGAACGGAATCACGATCGATTGGCTTACCGGCAGCGACCTGACCGAAGACATGTGGGACCAGTTCTTCGCCTTCTACATGGACACGGGCGGGCGCAAATGGGGGCGTCCCTACCTGACGCGCGACTTCTACTCCCTGATCGGCGAGCGGATGGCCGACGACATCCTGCTGGTCATGGCCAAACGGGCCGGCCGGTACATCGCCGGCGCCATCAACTTCATCGGCGGCGATGCTCTATACGGACGGCACTGGGGCTGCATCGAGGATCACCCCTTCCTGCATTTCGAGGTCTGCTATCACCAGGCGATCGACTTTGCGATCGCCCGGGGACTGCAGCGCGTAGAGGCCGGAGCGCAGGGTGAGCACAAGCTGGCGCGCGGCTACATGCCGGTGACGACCCATTCGGCCCATTTCATCACCCATCCCGGACTGGCGCGCGCGGTCGCGGACTACCTGGAACGGGAACGCCGCGATGTGGAAGAGACCGGCGAATTCCTTGCGGAGCACGGTCCCTTCCGCAAAAGTGCGCGACAATGA